Proteins co-encoded in one Paracrocinitomix mangrovi genomic window:
- a CDS encoding DUF5689 domain-containing protein: protein MRKLLLITSILALAVACEKEPDSPPENLLNQSKAVTVDSLRQMQAAVSPNGVSITDSLHVYGIITMDESEGNLYKNLYLQDHTAGIQMRLSAGSDFAVGDSVRVSLHGAYLSEYAGTIQLDSIDPDAMIIKQSAGNYMAPTVKTISEVTLADEGMLIRIDNVQFTAVELTETYSDAINQASENRILEDCDGNTIIVRTSGFASYANQIVKQGNGSIVAIVGRYNTDIQLLIRSLPELTLDNERCAGQLINKNFDDDDINSGGWITVQVSGPGVNWTTSMAGGASTPYAVISNWNGSSNDACENWLISPGMDLSSSTGAVLNFNNAYNYAGDALAVLVSSDYSGSGDPSLATWTDITSSATWSSGGWAWANSGDIDLSAYTGTSVYVAFKYVGSASDGSTWELDDIIVTG from the coding sequence ATGAGAAAACTATTATTAATCACATCCATTTTAGCACTAGCAGTTGCTTGTGAAAAAGAACCGGATTCTCCACCAGAGAATTTATTAAATCAGTCAAAAGCAGTAACTGTTGATTCATTGAGACAAATGCAAGCTGCTGTTTCTCCTAACGGAGTTTCAATTACAGACTCATTACATGTTTATGGAATCATCACAATGGATGAATCTGAAGGTAATTTGTACAAGAATCTTTACTTACAAGATCACACAGCCGGAATTCAAATGAGATTGTCTGCAGGAAGTGATTTCGCTGTTGGTGATTCAGTACGTGTTTCTTTACATGGAGCATATTTAAGTGAATATGCAGGAACAATTCAGTTAGATTCAATTGATCCTGATGCAATGATCATTAAACAATCAGCTGGAAACTACATGGCTCCAACGGTTAAAACAATCTCTGAAGTTACATTAGCAGATGAAGGAATGTTAATTAGAATTGATAATGTACAATTCACTGCAGTTGAACTTACTGAAACATACTCAGATGCTATCAATCAGGCTTCTGAAAACCGCATTTTAGAAGATTGTGACGGTAATACAATCATTGTTAGAACATCAGGTTTTGCAAGCTATGCAAACCAAATTGTAAAACAAGGAAATGGAAGTATTGTTGCGATTGTAGGAAGATACAACACAGATATTCAATTATTGATTCGTTCATTGCCTGAACTTACTTTAGATAATGAAAGATGTGCCGGACAATTAATCAATAAAAACTTTGATGATGATGATATTAACTCAGGAGGATGGATTACTGTTCAAGTGAGCGGTCCTGGAGTTAACTGGACTACGAGTATGGCTGGTGGTGCTTCCACTCCATATGCTGTTATCAGTAACTGGAATGGAAGTTCAAATGATGCTTGTGAAAACTGGTTGATTTCTCCTGGAATGGATTTGAGTAGTTCAACCGGAGCAGTATTAAACTTCAACAATGCCTATAACTATGCGGGAGATGCTTTAGCAGTATTGGTTTCTTCAGACTATTCAGGTTCAGGTGATCCAAGTTTAGCTACTTGGACAGATATTACTTCATCTGCAACTTGGTCTAGCGGAGGCTGGGCATGGGCAAATTCAGGAGACATTGATTTATCAGCATATACAGGTACAAGTGTTTACGTTGCCTTTAAATATGTTGGATCAGCTTCTGATGGAAGTACTTGGGAATTAGATGATATTATTGTAACAGGATAA